A window from Balaenoptera musculus isolate JJ_BM4_2016_0621 chromosome 8, mBalMus1.pri.v3, whole genome shotgun sequence encodes these proteins:
- the EHF gene encoding ETS homologous factor isoform X1 — MILEGSGVMNLNPSNNLLHQQPAWTDSYPTCNVSSGFFGGQWHEIHPQYWTKYQVWEWLQHLLDTNQLDASCIPFQEFDINGEHLCSMSLQEFTRAAGTAGQLLYSNLQHLKWNGQCSSDLFQSTHNVIVKTEQTDPSIMNTWKEENYLYDTNYGSTVELLDSKTFCRAQISMTTSGHLPIAESPDMKKQQDQPTKSHTKKHNPRGTHLWEFIRDILLNPDKNPGLIKWEDRSEGIFRFLKSEAVAQLWGKKKNNSSMTYEKLSRAMRYYYKREILERVDGRRLVYKFGKNARGWRENEN; from the exons ATGATTCTGGAAGGAAGTGGTGTAATGAATCTCAATCCCAGCAACAACCTCCTCCACCAGCAGCCGGCCTGGACAGACAGCTACCCCACGTGCAATG TTTCCAGCGGGTTTTTTGGAGGCCAGTGGCATGAAATCCATCCTCAGTACTGGACCAAGTACCAGGTGTGGGAGTGGCTCCAGCACCTCCTGGACACCAACCAGCTGGACGCCAGCTGCATCCCTTTCCAGGAGTTTGACATCAACGGCGAGCACCTCTGCAGCATGAGTCTACAGGAGTTCACCCGGGCGGCGGGGACAGCGGGACAGCTCCTCTACAGCAACTTGCAGCATCTCAAGTGGAATG GCCAGTGCAGCAGTGACCTGTTCCAGTCCACACACAATGTCATTGTCAAGACCGAACAAACCG ACCCTTCCATCATGAACACctggaaagaagaaaactatttATATGACACCAACTATGGTAGCACAGTAG AGTTGTTGGACAGCAAAACTTTCTGCCGGGCCCAGATCTCCATGACAACCAGCGGTCACCTTCCCATTG cagAGTCGCCTGATATGAAAAAGCAGCAAGACCAACCAACAAAGTCCCACACCAAAAAGCACA ATCCGCGAGGGACTCACTTATGGGAATTCATCCGCGACATCCTCCTGAACCCAGACAAGAATCCAGGGTTAATCAAGTGGGAAGACCGGTCTGAGGGCATCTTCAGGTTCTTGAAATCAGAGGCTGTGGCCCAGctatgggggaaaaagaaaaacaacagcagcaTGACCTACGAAAAACTCAGCCGAGCCATGAG ATATTACTACAAAAGAGAAATTCTGGAACGTGTGGATGGACGAAGACTGGTATATAAATTTGGGAAGAATGCACGCGGATGGagggaaaatgaaaactga
- the EHF gene encoding ETS homologous factor isoform X3 encodes MILEGSGVMNLNPSNNLLHQQPAWTDSYPTCNVSSGFFGGQWHEIHPQYWTKYQVWEWLQHLLDTNQLDASCIPFQEFDINGEHLCSMSLQEFTRAAGTAGQLLYSNLQHLKWNDPSIMNTWKEENYLYDTNYGSTVELLDSKTFCRAQISMTTSGHLPIAESPDMKKQQDQPTKSHTKKHNPRGTHLWEFIRDILLNPDKNPGLIKWEDRSEGIFRFLKSEAVAQLWGKKKNNSSMTYEKLSRAMRYYYKREILERVDGRRLVYKFGKNARGWRENEN; translated from the exons ATGATTCTGGAAGGAAGTGGTGTAATGAATCTCAATCCCAGCAACAACCTCCTCCACCAGCAGCCGGCCTGGACAGACAGCTACCCCACGTGCAATG TTTCCAGCGGGTTTTTTGGAGGCCAGTGGCATGAAATCCATCCTCAGTACTGGACCAAGTACCAGGTGTGGGAGTGGCTCCAGCACCTCCTGGACACCAACCAGCTGGACGCCAGCTGCATCCCTTTCCAGGAGTTTGACATCAACGGCGAGCACCTCTGCAGCATGAGTCTACAGGAGTTCACCCGGGCGGCGGGGACAGCGGGACAGCTCCTCTACAGCAACTTGCAGCATCTCAAGTGGAATG ACCCTTCCATCATGAACACctggaaagaagaaaactatttATATGACACCAACTATGGTAGCACAGTAG AGTTGTTGGACAGCAAAACTTTCTGCCGGGCCCAGATCTCCATGACAACCAGCGGTCACCTTCCCATTG cagAGTCGCCTGATATGAAAAAGCAGCAAGACCAACCAACAAAGTCCCACACCAAAAAGCACA ATCCGCGAGGGACTCACTTATGGGAATTCATCCGCGACATCCTCCTGAACCCAGACAAGAATCCAGGGTTAATCAAGTGGGAAGACCGGTCTGAGGGCATCTTCAGGTTCTTGAAATCAGAGGCTGTGGCCCAGctatgggggaaaaagaaaaacaacagcagcaTGACCTACGAAAAACTCAGCCGAGCCATGAG ATATTACTACAAAAGAGAAATTCTGGAACGTGTGGATGGACGAAGACTGGTATATAAATTTGGGAAGAATGCACGCGGATGGagggaaaatgaaaactga
- the EHF gene encoding ETS homologous factor isoform X2, whose amino-acid sequence MILEGSGVMNLNPSNNLLHQQPAWTDSYPTCNVSSGFFGGQWHEIHPQYWTKYQVWEWLQHLLDTNQLDASCIPFQEFDINGEHLCSMSLQEFTRAAGTAGQLLYSNLQHLKWNGQCSSDLFQSTHNVIVKTEQTDPSIMNTWKEENYLYDTNYGSTVELLDSKTFCRAQISMTTSGHLPIESPDMKKQQDQPTKSHTKKHNPRGTHLWEFIRDILLNPDKNPGLIKWEDRSEGIFRFLKSEAVAQLWGKKKNNSSMTYEKLSRAMRYYYKREILERVDGRRLVYKFGKNARGWRENEN is encoded by the exons ATGATTCTGGAAGGAAGTGGTGTAATGAATCTCAATCCCAGCAACAACCTCCTCCACCAGCAGCCGGCCTGGACAGACAGCTACCCCACGTGCAATG TTTCCAGCGGGTTTTTTGGAGGCCAGTGGCATGAAATCCATCCTCAGTACTGGACCAAGTACCAGGTGTGGGAGTGGCTCCAGCACCTCCTGGACACCAACCAGCTGGACGCCAGCTGCATCCCTTTCCAGGAGTTTGACATCAACGGCGAGCACCTCTGCAGCATGAGTCTACAGGAGTTCACCCGGGCGGCGGGGACAGCGGGACAGCTCCTCTACAGCAACTTGCAGCATCTCAAGTGGAATG GCCAGTGCAGCAGTGACCTGTTCCAGTCCACACACAATGTCATTGTCAAGACCGAACAAACCG ACCCTTCCATCATGAACACctggaaagaagaaaactatttATATGACACCAACTATGGTAGCACAGTAG AGTTGTTGGACAGCAAAACTTTCTGCCGGGCCCAGATCTCCATGACAACCAGCGGTCACCTTCCCATTG AGTCGCCTGATATGAAAAAGCAGCAAGACCAACCAACAAAGTCCCACACCAAAAAGCACA ATCCGCGAGGGACTCACTTATGGGAATTCATCCGCGACATCCTCCTGAACCCAGACAAGAATCCAGGGTTAATCAAGTGGGAAGACCGGTCTGAGGGCATCTTCAGGTTCTTGAAATCAGAGGCTGTGGCCCAGctatgggggaaaaagaaaaacaacagcagcaTGACCTACGAAAAACTCAGCCGAGCCATGAG ATATTACTACAAAAGAGAAATTCTGGAACGTGTGGATGGACGAAGACTGGTATATAAATTTGGGAAGAATGCACGCGGATGGagggaaaatgaaaactga
- the EHF gene encoding ETS homologous factor isoform X4, producing MILEGSGVMNLNPSNNLLHQQPAWTDSYPTCNVSSGFFGGQWHEIHPQYWTKYQVWEWLQHLLDTNQLDASCIPFQEFDINGEHLCSMSLQEFTRAAGTAGQLLYSNLQHLKWNGQCSSDLFQSTHNVIVKTEQTDPSIMNTWKEENYLYDTNYGSTVELLDSKTFCRAQISMTTSGHLPIDPRGTHLWEFIRDILLNPDKNPGLIKWEDRSEGIFRFLKSEAVAQLWGKKKNNSSMTYEKLSRAMRYYYKREILERVDGRRLVYKFGKNARGWRENEN from the exons ATGATTCTGGAAGGAAGTGGTGTAATGAATCTCAATCCCAGCAACAACCTCCTCCACCAGCAGCCGGCCTGGACAGACAGCTACCCCACGTGCAATG TTTCCAGCGGGTTTTTTGGAGGCCAGTGGCATGAAATCCATCCTCAGTACTGGACCAAGTACCAGGTGTGGGAGTGGCTCCAGCACCTCCTGGACACCAACCAGCTGGACGCCAGCTGCATCCCTTTCCAGGAGTTTGACATCAACGGCGAGCACCTCTGCAGCATGAGTCTACAGGAGTTCACCCGGGCGGCGGGGACAGCGGGACAGCTCCTCTACAGCAACTTGCAGCATCTCAAGTGGAATG GCCAGTGCAGCAGTGACCTGTTCCAGTCCACACACAATGTCATTGTCAAGACCGAACAAACCG ACCCTTCCATCATGAACACctggaaagaagaaaactatttATATGACACCAACTATGGTAGCACAGTAG AGTTGTTGGACAGCAAAACTTTCTGCCGGGCCCAGATCTCCATGACAACCAGCGGTCACCTTCCCATTG ATCCGCGAGGGACTCACTTATGGGAATTCATCCGCGACATCCTCCTGAACCCAGACAAGAATCCAGGGTTAATCAAGTGGGAAGACCGGTCTGAGGGCATCTTCAGGTTCTTGAAATCAGAGGCTGTGGCCCAGctatgggggaaaaagaaaaacaacagcagcaTGACCTACGAAAAACTCAGCCGAGCCATGAG ATATTACTACAAAAGAGAAATTCTGGAACGTGTGGATGGACGAAGACTGGTATATAAATTTGGGAAGAATGCACGCGGATGGagggaaaatgaaaactga